From Debaryomyces hansenii CBS767 chromosome C complete sequence, a single genomic window includes:
- a CDS encoding DEHA2C06886p (weakly similar to uniprot|P46367 Saccharomyces cerevisiae YOR374w ALD4 aldehyde Mitochondrial dehydrogenase or uniprot|P40047 Saccharomyces cerevisiae YER073W ALD5 Mitochondrial aldehyde dehydrogenase), whose protein sequence is MISRSIRLRVNKQLLQRSKVELKNFKSTISLTSTTTDYPTNHYDAKEPYLTPTFINNKFIKSDSQTWFDIHDPATNKVISKVPQSTSEELEEAIASAQSAFEEWKDYSIIKRQSIAFRFVELLKANQKRIAAIIVSEQGKTFPDAMGDVLRGLQVAEAACNIPNDMMAQSLEVARDMETKMVREPLGVVGSICPFNFPAMVPLWSLPLVLVTGNTAVIKPSERVPGAAMILAELCEQAGVPPGVVNMVHGKHDTVNKIIEDPRIKAITFVGGDKAGKYIYEKGTKLGKRVQANLGAKNHLIVLPDADKNQFINAVSGASFGAAGQRCMAISVLVTVGKETAAWVEDVAKDAAALKVGSGFDSTSDLGPLINPESLTKAKEIIEDSVKQGAKIILDGRNFKHDDAKFHKGNFLGPTILTNVKPGVRAYDEEIFAPVLSVVNVDTFDEAISLVNANKYGNGVSLFTTSGPAAQKFAKNIACGQVGVNVPIPVPLPMFSFTGNKGSFLGDLNFYGKAGITFLTQPKTITSLWKTTPFDDVLKPSTSMPTHD, encoded by the coding sequence ATGATATCCAGATCAATCAGATTAAGGGTTAACAAGCAATTATTACAACGCAGCAAGGttgaattgaagaatttcaagTCTACCATCAGCTTGACTAGTACTACGACCGATTACCCCACGAATCACTATGATGCAAAGGAACCATATTTGACGCCaacatttattaataataaattcatcaagTCAGACTCACAGACATGGTTTGATATTCACGACCCGGCAACCAATAAAGTGATCCTGAAGGTTCCACAATCGACGAGCGAGGAATTGGAGGAAGCAATTGCGTCTGCACAATCGGCGTTTGAGGAGTGGAAAGattattctattattaAGAGACAATCGATTGCATTCCGTTTTGTCGAGTTGTTGAAGGCTAACCAGAAGCGTATTGCGGCGATTATCGTGTCGGAACAGGGAAAGACGTTCCCGGATGCCATGGGGGACGTCTTGAGAGGGTTGCAGGTGGCAGAAGCCGCGTGTAATATTCCTAACGACATGATGGCCCAATCGTTGGAAGTGGCCCGGGACATGGAAACCAAGATGGTAAGGGAGCCATTGGGAGTTGTTGGATCGATTTGTCCATTCAATTTCCCGGCAATGGTCCCATTATGGTCTTTGCCATTGGTATTGGTTACCGGAAACACCGCTGTGATCAAGCCCTCTGAAAGGGTTCCAGGAGCAGCAATGATCTTGGCTGAGTTATGTGAACAGGCAGGCGTTCCTCCTGGTGTTGTGAACATGGTCCATGGTAAACATGATACCGTGAACAAAATCATCGAAGATCCTAGAATCAAGGCGATCACATTTGTTGGTGGAGACAAGGCCGGTAAATACATATACGAGAAGGGTACTAAATTAGGAAAGAGGGTCCAGGCCAACTTGGGAGCAAAGAACCATTTGATTGTATTGCCAGATGCAGACAAGAACCAATTTATTAACGCTGTCAGTGGGGCATCTTTTGGTGCCGCGGGCCAAAGATGTATGGCAATCTCTGTTTTGGTCACAGTTGGTAAAGAAACTGCTGCGTGGGTGGAAGATGTGGCCAAGGATGCTGCTGCGTTAAAGGTTGGAAGTGGATTTGATTCTACATCCGACTTAGGTCCTTTGATCAACCCCGAATCTTTAACCAAAGCTAAGGAGATTATTGAGGACTCTGTTAAGCAAGGGGCTAAGATTATTCTCGACGGTAGAAACTTCAAACACGATGATGCAAAGTTCCATAAAGGTAATTTCTTAGGCCCAACCATTTTGACTAATGTCAAGCCAGGTGTTAGAGCGTATGATGAAGAGATCTTTGCTCCTGTCTTATCAGTTGTTAATGTCGATACCTTCGACGAAGCTATAAGCTTGGTCAATGCAAACAAGTACGGTAATGGGGTTTCGCTTTTCACCACTTCAGGCCCAGCTGCTCAAAAATTCGCTAAAAATATCGCATGCGGTCAAGTTGGTGTCAACGTACCAATCCCAGTTCCATTACCTATGTTCTCGTTCACAGGTAACAAAGGTTCCTTCTTGGGTGATTTGAACTTCTACGGAAAGGCTGGAATTACATTCTTAACTCAACCAAAAACGATTACCAGCTTGTGGAAAACCACCCCATTTGATGATGTATTGAAACCATCAACATCAATGCCAACTCATGATTAA
- a CDS encoding DEHA2C06864p (similar to uniprot|Q06625 Saccharomyces cerevisiae YPR184w GDB1 Glycogen debranching enzyme containing glucanotranferase and alpha-1 6-amyloglucosidase activities), which produces MTGRPIILRLSNTGEPVNNTAVQNGVLILPSVALPKDYKKGDALFNLHLTLNAASAVSNNGTIFSNVPREYSTKFDRSKFYEYPLDTSFHRDILVNIPISKPGSYCYYICYEDKEQKKRTTDKFYFVVPPNLSIGNEYVPFNNINIQSVISKWIGPLDQWNALFEDISKKGYNMIHFTPLQERGVSNSPYSIYDQLRFDPNLFKSNDDAAKFLKELLAKNNLLSLTDVVLNHTANNSEWIREYPDAGYNVENSPHLQSAIELDEKLLEFSNKLDEFGLPEDIKTQDDLNAIADGIVKHVVNPLKLWQYYVFDKQESVDALKNAFENGNSKISPGTIPSDIDSNNIKQLSKYILETCNTRGQVILEDRFANKLDSAKFLAVLFTLLDYPSNKVDFETISSKASSIIDEINLDLYAVYDDDVKSIKNQLKDRIRYMRLDNDGPKLGPVSKDNPLTEPYFTRFKGADGKQWALANNGWIWGGNPLQDFASSESKAYLRREVVIWGDCVKLRYGSKEEDSPHLWKRMIDYTKECASVFDGFRIDNCHSTPLHVGEKLLDVARSVNPDLYIVAELFSGSEEMDKVFVERLGINSLIREAMQAGSVSELSTLVHKHGGRPIGSLTWLPLDEFAYPALSEPEKDKYGDSYSELEIPKALTSSAPHALFMDCTHDNEMPAQKRTVEDTLPNAALVAFCSSAIGSVFGFDECYPELLNVVDEKRIYTYGENGIGSIKQKLHSIRKSLATESDDISRDHEMYIHHEGQYITIQRHNSRTGKGWFLIARTKFNDNAEHQTLSPSVLGGTKVKNEFAYTLKKVDGHQRDDKKLTGIPVALEEIPAPEIEYNDKDSKIHVNESFIPGSIAVFSTEIPKVDVSLDTFVREGAVEASLDLDLYDLNALMYRAEPEERDASDGSDGVYQIPKHGSLIYAGFEGWISVLKNVIWQNDLAHPLCDHLREGEWPLDYVVNRLNKYSQGSKSLQKFQDWLSSRIEAIRIVPYFLRPHYFALVIGVAYEACRFRILRLFPKEIQDGTNFVQSLALTSVQMVAKMRKTSLKSKEQVPCIAAGLPHFSNDYMRCWGRDVFISFRGLLLAPGRYEDAKQHILGFAQTLKHGLIPNLLDSGRNPRYNARDAAWFFIQAIQDYVTHAPNGTSILDEKVARRFPLDDTYIPYDDQKAFSYETSVRDIIFEILQRHAKGIKYREANAGKNLDSQMSDEGFNVEVHIDWQTGLVHGGSQSNCGTWMDKMGESEKAGSKGVPGTPRDGAAVELQGLLKSALRFVNILHKENLFEYTEVEREDGSAISLKDWEKLILNNFERCFYVPEDPSHDSEYEIDSSIVNRRGIYKDLYKSGKPFEDYQLRANFPIAMVVAPELFTPSKALHAICVADKVIRGPVGMRTLDPSDWNYRPNYNNGEDSDDFATSKGRNYHQGPEWVWCMGYFLRAFLLFHYVNSNEYKEGKDPSVSVLTALNERLQGHMKWIRESEWSGLTELTNKDGAICPDSSPTQAWSSSCLLDLYFDLWNDQEYP; this is translated from the coding sequence atgacaGGACGTCCAATTATTCTCCGGTTATCGAATACTGGGGAGCCAGTCAATAATACTGCTGTACAGAATGGGGTATTGATCTTGCCGAGTGTTGCACTCCCCAAGGATTATAAGAAGGGAGATGCTTTGTTTAATTTACACCTTACATTAAATGCAGCTTCGGCGGTATCTAATAACGGAACAATTTTCTCTAACGTTCCTCGAGAATATTCGACAAAATTTGATAGAAGTAAATTCTATGAATATCCCCTTGATACTTCTTTCCATAGAGATATCTTAGTGAACATTCCGATTTCGAAGCCGGGTAGTTATTGTTACTATATTTGCTATGAGGACAAGgaacaaaagaaaagaacCACAGACAAGTTTTATTTCGTTGTACCACCTAACTTGAGTATCGGCAACGAGTATGTTCCATTTAACAATATCAACATTCAGTCTGTCATTTCAAAGTGGATTGGACCCTTAGACCAATGGAACGCATTATTTGAGGATATCTCAAAAAAAGGTTATAATATGATCCATTTTACGCCTTTGCAGGAGAGAGGTGTATCAAATTCACCGTATTCAATTTACGACCAGTTGAGATTCGATCCCAACTTATTTAAAAGCAATGATGATGCTGCtaaatttttgaaggaGTTATTAGCaaaaaacaatttattatctttGACTGATGTTGTGTTGAACCATACTGCAAATAACTCTGAATGGATTAGAGAATACCCCGATGCAGGTTACAACGTGGAAAACTCTCCACATTTGCAATCTGCTATCGAGttagatgaaaaattgcttgaattttctaataaattagatGAATTTGGTTTACCTGAGGATATTAAAACGCAGGATGATTTGAATGCAATTGCTGATGGAATTGTGAAACATGTCGTGAATCCGTTGAAATTATGGCAATATTATGTTTTTGATAAACAAGAGTCCGTTGACGCTCTTAAGAACGCTTTTGAAAACGgaaattcaaagatttcTCCTGGTACAATTCCTTCTGATATTGATTCAAACAATATCAAGCAATTGtctaaatatattttagaaaCGTGTAATACTAGAGGACAAGTGATTTTAGAAGATAGATTTGCCAACAAATTAGACTCCGCCAAGTTTTTGGCCGTATTATTTACTTTGTTGGATTATCCTTCCAATAAAGTTGATTTTGAGACAATTTCCAGTAAGGCtagttcaataattgatgaaattaactTGGACTTATATGCCGTTTATGACGATGATgtaaaatcaattaaaaacCAATTAAAAGATAGAATTAGATACATGAGACTTGATAATGACGGCCCAAAGTTAGGCCCAGTTTCGAAAGATAATCCATTAACTGAACCATATTTTACAAGATTCAAAGGAGCGGATGGAAAACAATGGGCTTTGGCGAATAACGGTTGGATTTGGGGAGGTAACCCATTACAAGACTTTGCGTCAAGTGAATCTAAGGCCTACTTGAGAAGAGAAGTGGTAATTTGGGGAGATTGTGTCAAATTAAGATATGGAagcaaagaagaagattcgCCTCATTTATGGAAACGTATGATCGACTATACGAAAGAGTGTGCATCTGTATTCGATGGTTTTAGAATTGACAATTGCCATTCCACTCCGTTGCATGTGGGGGAAAAGTTATTGGATGTTGCCAGAAGTGTTAATCCAGACTTATACATAGTTGCTGAATTATTTAGTGGGTCTGAAGAGATGGATAAAGTGTTTGTCGAAAGATTAGGTATCAATAGTCTTATTAGAGAAGCCATGCAAGCAGGAAGTGTTTCCGAATTATCAACGTTGGTTCATAAACATGGTGGTCGTCCAATTGGATCCTTGACCTGGTTGCCATTAGATGAATTTGCTTATCCAGCATTATCGGAGCCTGAGAAAGACAAATATGGGGATTCATATTCCGAATTAGAAATTCCAAAGGCTTTAACTTCGCTGGCTCCGCATGCTTTATTCATGGACTGTACTCATGACAATGAAATGCCAGCTCAAAAGAGAACAGTAGAGGATACATTACCAAATGCAGCATTAGTTGCATTCTGCTCTTCTGCAATTGGATCTGTATTTGGGTTTGATGAATGTTATCCAGAATTACTAAACGTTGTTGATGAGAAACGTATTTATACATACGGTGAAAATGGTATTGGTAGTATAAAGCAAAAATTACATTCTATTAGAAAGTCGCTTGCTACTGAAAGTGATGATATACTGAGAGATCATGAAATGTATATTCATCATGAAGGTCAATATATTACTATTCAAAGACATAACTCCAGAACTGGTAAGGGTTGGTTTTTAATAGCAAGAACGAAATTTAATGACAACGCAGAACATCAAACTTTATCACCTTCGGTATTAGGAGGAACAAAAGTAAAAAATGAGTTTGCATACACTTTAAAGAAAGTTGATGGTCATCAACGCGACGATAAGAAATTGACCGGTATCCCCGTTGCTTTAGAAGAAATTCCAGCGCCAGAAATCGAATACAATGATAAAGATTCTAAAATTCACGTAAATGAGAGTTTTATCCCAGGATCTATAGCTGTGTTTTCAACTGAGATCCCAAAGGTAGACGTCTCATTAGATACGTTTGTGAGAGAAGGAGCCGTGGAAGCTTCATTAGACTTAGACTTATACGACTTAAATGCCCTAATGTATCGTGCAGAACCAGAAGAACGTGATGCGAGCGATGGAAGTGATGGTGTTTATCAAATTCCTAAACATGGCAGCTTGATCTATGCCGGTTTTGAAGGCTGGATTTCtgtattgaaaaatgtgATATGGCAAAATGATCTTGCGCATCCGCTTTGTGATCATCTTAGAGAAGGTGAATGGCCGCTTGACTATGTTGTCAATAGATTAAATAAGTATTCGCAAGGCTCCAAATCATTACAAAAATTCCAAGATTGGTTGTCAAGCAGAATTGAAGCCATTAGAATTGTCCCTTATTTCCTTAGGCCACATTATTTTGCCTTAGTTATTGGTGTCGCCTATGAAGCCTGTAGATTCAGAATTTTGAGATTGTTCCCTAAGGAGATTCAGGATGGTACAAACTTTGTGCAGAGTTTGGCATTAACTTCGGTACAAATGGTAGCAAAGATGAGGAAGACATCATTAAAGAGTAAGGAACAAGTTCCTTGTATAGCGGCTGGCTTACCACATTTCAGTAATGATTACATGAGATGCTGGGGTAGAGATGtattcatttctttcaGAGGATTATTATTGGCGCCTGGTAGGTACGAAGATGCTAAGCAACATATATTAGGATTTGCCCAGACTTTGAAACATGGATTGATTCCAAATCTTTTAGATTCCGGAAGGAACCCACGGTACAATGCTAGAGATGCAGCTTGGTTTTTTATCCAAGCAATTCAAGATTACGTTACGCATGCGCCTAATGGAACTAGTATATTAGATGAAAAAGTTGCAAGAAGGTTTCCGTTAGATGATACCTATATTCCTTATGATGACCAGAAAGCTTTTAGTTACGAAACTTCCGTCAGagatattatatttgagATTTTACAGCGCCATGCCAAGGGCATCAAATATCGCGAAGCAAATGCCGGAAAGAACTTAGATTCCCAAATGTCAGATGAAGGGTTTAATGTTGAGGTACACATTGATTGGCAAACTGGTCTTGTTCATGGTGGATCCCAGTCGAACTGTGGTACGTGGATGGACAAAATGGGTGAAAGCGAAAAAGCCGGCTCGAAGGGTGTACCTGGAACCCCGAGAGATGGTGCTGCCGTCGAGCTTCAAGGGTTATTGAAGAGTGCTCTCAGATTCGTCAATATTTTGcataaagaaaatttatttgagtATACCGAAGTTGAACGTGAAGATGGATCCGCTATTTCTTTAAAGGATTGGGAAAAGcttattttgaataattttgaaagatgcTTTTATGTTCCTGAAGACCCAAGTCACGACAGCGAATACGAGATCGATTCGCTGATCGTTAACAGAAGAGGCATATATAAGGATTTATACAAGAGCGGTAAACCATTCGAAGATTATCAATTACGTGCAAACTTCCCAATTGCCATGGTTGTGGCTCCCGAACTATTTACTCCGTCCAAGGCATTGCATGCTATCTGTGTCGCAGATAAGGTTATTCGAGGCCCTGTTGGTATGAGAACTTTGGACCCATCCGACTGGAACTACAGACCTAACTATAACAACGGTGAAGACAGTGATGATTTTGCCACATCTAAGGGAAGGAATTACCACCAGGGTCCCGAGTGGGTTTGGTGTATGGGCTACTTTTTGCGTGCctttttattattccaTTATGTTAACTCCAACGAGTACAAAGAAGGTAAGGATCCTTCGGTCAGTGTCTTAACAGCCCTTAATGAGAGACTTCAAGGCCATATGAAATGGATCAGAGAAAGCGAATGGTCTGGGTTGACTGAATTGACCAATAAAGACGGCGCGATTTGTCCAGACTCCAGTCCTACCCAGGCATGGAGTTCGTCGTGTCTCTTGGACCTTTATTTCGATTTATGGAACGACCAGGAATATCCttaa